In Candidatus Poribacteria bacterium, the genomic window GAGCCATCCGGATTGACTGTCCAGAGCGAGGTGGAGTGCCCTGTTTCCCGACGCACTCGACAGAAGAATAGCAGTCGTGTTCCGTCTGTATTAAAGAGAACATGATTGAACCAAACACGTTTGCCTATCATCCGTTCGTCCCCGCTCGCTCGGACGACCTCTGCGATAGAGAGAACAAGCTGAGAACTCCCATCTTTGAGGTTGAGTTGATATAAGCCATCGTCCTCGGGTTGTGCTATGACCTCACTGGATTTCGTGTGTGTAGCGTAGCCAACAACAGCACGACAGTGTGCCATTCGTCCGTAATTAAGCCCAATGGCGAGTGGAGCAGTTGGGGACACAGCCGCAATCGCGCCCTGAATTGTTCGGAGGGTCCCCGTCCTTGGATTTAAAGCACGCGATACGAGATCGCCATCTTCCCAATCGTTAAACGTGAATTCCGCACGGGTAGCGTCGTGTTCGCCGTTCTCGCTGCCGTTTATCCAGTGGAGCATACTTCCCTGTTGGAGGTTAAAAGCGGCAGTCTTGGCGTGTGGGATAAATTCGTGCGTTTCACGATGAATCAGTCCAACCGTTGCTATATCTTCGGGTAGAGGACGGTGTGTATGAAAATCTGTCTCTAACGCGAGATGGTAGGTGGTTGTGGGGTCCCACGGATTAATACCGTAATATCCGAAGAAATGGTGCTTTGGACCGGTGGATAACCTCTTTATGTGCATATTTACCTTATTAATTTGACGTGTCAGCGTAATTTTGGCATAATTAATATTTAGGACATTCATAATTAATATACCATGTAATTGAAATGACCGACCCAATATATTTTTTCACTTTCGCTGTGAATTTTGAAACCGTATTTTACTTTCATCGTTTTTCTATGCAGTCGACACTCCAAACAAAATATGTGGTTTTCGTGAATGCATCTGGTCCCTTCCTGAACCAGCACTCATAAGCCTTTTATATTCTTAACCACAGACGACCCGAGCGATAGAAAGATGCAGTTTGCAGCAAAAACAGATACAGGTAAACTTCGTGAAAGAAACGAAGACCGATACTATTTTGATACGCAACTCCAGTTATTTGCCATCGCTGATGGTATGAGTGGGCATGCGAGCGGCGATGTCGCGAGTCTTATCGCGCTTGAGATTATTCAGGAGTGGGCGAAAACCCAAGCATCTCCACAGAGCGATTTAGGTCCCATGAAAAGACTCGCGGTTTTGACCGAACTCGCGGAGGAAGCGAATCAGCGTATCTATACCACAGCGGAGAGCAGTGGCAAGGCACGCGGTATGGGCACCACCCTCATCGCGGGCTTTGTTACCTTCAGTTACCTCACCTATGTCCATGTCGGGGATAGCCGACTGTACGTGCTACGCGATGGCAAAATCACACAAATAACAACAGATGATACATTCGTTCAAAAGATGGTCGAAAAGGGCGAAATAACGTCCGAAGAGAGTCGCGTTCACGAGAAACGCAATATTGTTACCCAGGCTGTCGGTCTGATGCCCACTGTCACTGTCAGTGCTGATGCCTATCCGCTAGGTCCAGGCGACATCGTTCTCGCGTGTACCGATGGCTTGCATGACATGATTGTCAACGATGATGAGATTGCTGAGATTATTATGGCGTCCCGCAATATTGAAGAAGCGTCAGAAAATCTCCTCAACAAAGCCCTTGATTACGGGGGCACTGATAACGTCACAGTTCTCCTCTTCGCTATCGATTAACCTACCTGAACAATATTCCGTATTTCCGCTACTTCAAATTTTTAGCGAGGCATCTCGCCGAGACGCACTTATCCGTCTGGTGTGGTCTTCTCCTGTTCACCAAAAACCAGCGCACCATCGGGATCCATATCTTCTTCCCATGTTTCTTGGTGAATCGGCATCGTGAGTTCTGGCAATTCAATCTGATTTGCCTCAGCCCACAAGCGTTCAAGATTATAGTAGGAACGCCTATCGGACAGAAAAACATGGACGACGAAGTCGACGTAGTCTAAGAGAATCCAATCTGCTTTGCGCTCTCCCTCCTGATGCCAAGGTCGCTGTGCCCAGTTCGTTTCGAGTTCCTCAATAACGGCTTGTGATATACCTTCTACTTGAATATCAGAGGTGCCACTAAAGATTGCAAAAAAATCCGTGAAGCCGTCAAGTTCCCGTAGATCGAGAATGACGCCGTCCTGTGCGCGTCGACTCATTGCGGCAGATGCCGCAGCCTTCACCATATCTAACGTATCCTTTTGGGTTTCCATCTTTTAATTATTCCTTGCGGTTCGGTCAGGTTCGTTTGGCGTTTGATGTGCCTTTCCGTAGAGCCAGCCCAGCGCGTTGCTTGGACTTACGTTTTTGGTACTACCAAGACGTTCCCCCTTTGCGGTTCGGTCAGGTTCGTTTGGCGTTTGACGTGCCTTTCCGTAGAGCCAGCCCCGCGCGTTGCTTGGACTTACGTTTTTGGTACTACCAAGACGTTGCGTTTTTGATGTAACGATGACACTACGGCGGTGCACGAAAGCCGCCTCCGTTTTAAATCTCGCCACCTTCTAATGTCCTGTTGTAGGTATGCAGCGTATTCGGATGAATCAACACCCCTTTCTCTAAGAGATACACAATTTTCGCACGCGCGACATGGTGCACGGCTCGGTGTAAATCTGTATAAGCTAACTTCCGGACGACATCGACCTCCTTATGGGTACGCGTTGGTTCTGCGAAGTCTGCCACATATAATATCTGTGCAATAATACCCATCGAGGGGCTACCTGTCGTATGGTTCCGAATGGCTTCAAGAATTTCGAGTTCCGTTACAGCGAACTTTTCTATTGCGATTTTTACGCCGATGAACGGATGCAAAAGAGATGGATTTTGCTTTTCGATCGGATCCAGACGAATTTCGTAACGTTTTATTTCCGTGTGTAGTTCCTGCACACTCATCCATTTTGCGCTATCATGCAAAAGTGCAGCGAGATTGGCATGCCAGCTGTCGGCTCCATGAACCTGTGCTAAATCAACGCTCATCTCTTGGACAGAGAGGACGTGCTGATAGCGTTTCTCGCTCAGCTTGTCTGAGAGATATTTCTGAATCTCGATCGACTTCGGGTGTGCCCGAAGTTTAGTTAATGTGCAATTCATCTAATCAACTTAGTCGGTGTCATCGTCAGGACTCACGCCCAATTCAGCGAGTTCGGCAAGAATTTCATGCTCGGTGTCCGACAGCATCGTATTTGGTAGTGCGGTGGCAATCGTGTATTCCTCGTTCAACCATTTTGACAGGTCTGCTGCTTTACACCGAGTGCTACAGAAAGGGAAGTTTTTCGGTAAAGGTGTTCCCTCTTTCCATACAAAATCGTAAACTGTCCCGCACATACTACATGTGTGTTGCATTCTTTAATTATTCCTTACCGGTGCGGTTGGAAACCGCACCTACCGGGCCCAGGGAAATGTCTGTTTATTTTTTTAGTTTACCATAAACCAAAAATCTTCATAGATACAACCGATGCTGCTCAATATAGGCGTGGACCCCCTCTGGCACGAGATACTGGATTGAATGACCTTTTCGCACACGATCCCGGATAACTGTGGCGGATATATCAACACCTGTTATCGGAAAGGTGGTAACCCGTTTACGGATTTCTAAGGGAACTCGATTCAAGTTGTAATTTGGACGCGTTGTCGCGATCATAACACATCGTTGTAAGACTTCATCGAAGTTCCGCCAGACTTTATATTCAATAAGGGAGTCGGCGCCAATAATCCATGCGAGCTCAGTCGTTTCTCCATAGACCTCTTTCAAGGCTTTGAGTGTTTCAACAGTATATGACGGACCTGCGCGTTCCAATTCAATACGCGACCCTTCAAAATTCGGATTTCCTTCGATTGCCAAAAGCACCATTTGATACCGATGTTCGGGTTCGATAATATCAGCGTCTGCAACCTTATGCGGAGGTCGGGCAGAAGGTATGAACAGAATTTTATCGTAACCCAATCCTGCCCGAACCTGCTCAGCACTGATCAGATGGGCATAGTGAATTGGGTTAAATGTCCCACCCATCACTGCGATTCTTTTGGTAGTTTTCGGCATCGGAATGTCCATCGGATGCAAATTAACTTCAGGAAATCCAACGTTCTGTATCCCTTTTAAAGTATATAGATTTGTGGGAGAAAAGTCAACGGAAAAATCGTGGTGTGCTAACTACGTTGAACCCGGGCTTTATAATCGTCATAAGCCCTTTCAATCTGCTCTGCTGATTTTTCCGGTCCGAGGAAATGCGCACCGGTCAACACGACGGGCGGTTTTCCGCGTTCTGTCAGGAGTTCTGCAACTCGGCATTTAATGGCATTGACAATCGCGAGCGTCCCGATGCTGGACGTAGGTCCCACAGGATATGCCAAATTCGGAATATCTACGACGGCATCTCCGGGCGGATTACAGTTGTCGATGGTTAGATCCGCGACTTCAAACAAGCGTTCGCCGGAGGCGTGTTTTGAGGTCGATGAACGGCTGTGTGCGATCGAGCTTACAGCGATGACAGGCAGGTTTCGTGCCTTGGCTCCCATCGCTATTTCGATCGGTAGGATGTTTGTACCGGAGTTGGAAAACACCATCATGCAGTCGTGGGGTCCGAAGGTGAAATTGCGTAGAATTACCTCTGCATACCCTGAGATGTTTTCCAGAAAGAGGGCTTGTCGTTGACCGTTACACCCGACGACCTGGTTGTGGAACGTAACTGCTAATTCAACGATGGGAAAGAAACCCGGAAAACTGCCATAACGCGGAAAAATTTCCTCGACTGGCATCCGGGAATGCCCAGATCCGAATAGGTAGACGAGACCGTCTGCTGCGATAGTTTCTGCGCACATCTCAGAGGCTTGTGCAATCGCCTCGGTTTGTGTCGCTTCAATTTGTTTTAGAACGTCTTGTGCAACGTGTAGATAACGTAGATGGGAGGGGCTCATAATATTATTCACTGGGCAGTTATCCGCTCTGAAACCGCATTTTGCGTTGCTAACATAGCACTCCGCAGGGATTGGAAATAATTCCGTTCTGCTCTTCTGATCCGCTTTTTATCGCCTTCAATGCGCGCTGCTACAAGTGTTTCCCAGTTTAACGCCAGCATACGGTTAGATTTCTGTAGTACTTTCCAATACGCTTCCGAAGCCATCGTGTTTCTCCTTACGCTATTGGTAGTTTGTGCTTGAGAAAATGGAAGGCATTTTTCGCTTTTACAAACATAAAAACGTTAGACTACAGATTTCGGTTTCAAATGATCTTAGCACATTTTCTTGTGGATTTTGGATTGGACATCTGCTATAATTTCCCTATATCCTGTAATTACAAAGGGCGCGTTCTGCCTGCCCAGATAGAAAAGGTACAATAAAAAATGAAGCATATAAAAATTCCCGGGGTCAGCAAAGACATCTCGCAGATGATTCTGGGGACCATGGTATTTTCACCTGTAAAATTTGACTATAGCACCGAAATGCTTGACGCATTCCTTGACGCTGGTGGAAATGCCCTTGACACGGCACACGGTTATGGTGGCGGTGATAGTGAAATGCTTATCGGTCTCTGGATGCGGCAACGCGGTAACCGAGACGAAGTTTTTCTCATTGACAAAGGTGGACATCCACAAGGCAGAGTGCCGCGTCCACGTCTCTCCCCCGAAGAACTCAAAAGCGATCTCGATGAGAGTCTCATCCGACTCCGCACGGATTATATCGACCTTTACATGCTCCATCGCGACGATCCGGTGATTCCCGTTGAAACGATTATTGATTACTTGAACGATGAGATTGGTGCGGGACGTATCCGATCGGCTGCCGCTTCTAACTGGCAACCGCAGCGTATTATCGATGCCAACACATACGCAGCTGAAAACGGATTGGCAGGATTTGTTTCCTGTAGCAATAACATCAGTCTCGCAGTGCCGATGGAACCGATGTGGGGTGGGTGTGTCTGCGTTGACGATGCCGCCCGTGAATGGCATCAGGAAAGCCAGTTCCCGTTGATGCCTTGGTCATCGCAAGCACGAGGCTTCTTTAGCGGTGCATTTACACCGGAGAACCGCGAAAACAGAGATATGGTGCGCGTTTATTACAACGATGGCAACTTTGAAAGACTCGAGCGTGCTAAGAAATTAGGCGAAAAATATGGCTATTCCGCGATTCAGGTCTCCCTTGCATACTGCTTCAATATTTCATTCCCGGTTCTCCCAATTGTTGGACCTATAACCTTAACGGAGATGGATTCCTCGCTCGGGGCAATGGGACTTGAACTTTCTGATGCCGAAATGGCGTGGCTCAACTTAGAAAGGGACGATAATCCATTATGATGGCTCGATTTTTTTTCCTATTCTTCTGCTTTCAATTCATCCTTCTCCCCCTCGGTTTTGTCCAAGAAAGCTGAGGCGCGTGAAGCAATCCGGCAATTCCACGAGGCGGGATTGGTGAAGTCAGTTTGACTTCAGAAGAGATGAAGCGATTTCAGAGTAGTGTTAGTATGATGCGATGGTTCGATGCACAGGGTGGACACGTAGAAACAGAAGGGGTCTCACCAGATGGAAACGTAATAGATGTGCCACTCCACCGACATCACGTTAAACTGAACATCTTTCGCGTTGATATTGGCTTGAAGTATCAATTCGGTTCTCACTGGGTGCTTGAAGCGAACATACCCTATGAAACCAAAGCCCAAGAGGCAACTGTCGAAAAGATTGATCCGGTCACACCTGACCAATGGGACGCGATTGTGCGTAATGGCAACAACCACCATCGAAACGAAACGTATACCGGACTCGCTGATGCTGATGTTCTCTTAGCACATCATGTTCATGGGATCTTTAAGACGGATGATTTTTTTACAGGACGGTTCGGAACGACAATTCCGTTTGGTAAGACCGAAGAAGATCCATGGAAGTTAGGAGCTGCCGGACTTGAGCATCTCCATATACAATTCGGAACCGGTACCTTTAACCCGATCGTAGACTTGTATTACAGGTTTCCGCTCTACAAAGGATTGGACGCGAACGCCAGCATCCGTGGGAAGTTTCCGTTCTATGCAAACAGTAAAACCTATCGCGCCCCGCGGGAACTTACCTACACAGGCGGTCTAAATTATCGTTTCAATGACTGGCTCTCGCTGCAGGCAGGCTATCTCGGCTTCTATCAATCTTACGCCTATTGGGCAGGAGAACTCGATATTAACACCGGACTCCTTTTCAGCATGGCATGTGTTGGTGCCTCGATTGCAACACCATATAACATCCCTGTGTCCGTATCACTGGTGTTACCCTTGAGTCAAAAGACGCTTTATCAAGAGAGCGATGCATTTGAATTTGGTCCATTGGTGTCGCTAACAGTTTTATATTCATTTTAAGGTATTAGCGCGTCTGAATTTCACTGATAGGAACGCCATATTTACGAGGTTTTTGAGGAAGTTTGAGGAAGAATGATGCAAATTATATCGCCGAAATTTTCAAGTCGATATTGTGTAGTCTTAACACTAACTCTTTTTCTCGTTGGTTGCGGTGTGCCGAATAATCCGTATCCGAAATCTGAACACGATCAAGAAATTTACTACAACACGTTCGTTGCAGAGCCGAAGCACTTCGATCCAGCGATCTCCTACAGTTCAGACGAATACAGGCTCATCCAGCAGATTTATGAACCCCCATTGCAATATCATTACTTGAAAAGGCCCTACGAACTTACCCCGTTGACAGCGAAGGCAATGCCACACCCCCGCTATTTTGATGCCGATGGAAAGGCGTTACCGTCAAATGCGCCTGCGGCATCAGTGGCGCGCACCGTTTATGAAATTCGTATTCGTCAGGGAATTATGTATCAGCAACATCCGTGTTTTGCGAAGACTGAAAACGGCGAATGGCGTTACCGTAACTTAACGAAATCAGAGGTCAAGGGGTTTGATGAGGTCAAAGATTTCTCAATGACAGGCACGCGTGAGCTCATCGCTGCGGATTATGTCTATCAGATCAAACGGATGGCGGATCCGAGCGTCTCTTGTCCGATTCTCAGCACTTTAAAGGATTACATCCTCGGCATGGAAGCGTATTCAGCCGCTATTGCGAAGGGACAGGCGGATGCACCTTTTCCGGGTGTCGAGGTCGTAGATCGGTACACCTATCGGATTACCCTCAAGACGAAGTATCCGCAGTTTATCTATTGGTTAGCGATGCCCTTCTTTTCCCCAATGCCGAAAGAGGCAATTGACTTTTACAGTCAGCCGGCTGTCGCGGATCGGAACATCACGATTGACAGGTTTCCTGTGGGCACGGGAGCGTATCGGATAGAAACCCTTCTCGCATACAAAGAGATCGTTCTCGTGAAAAATGAGAATTTTCGGGTGGTGCGTTACCCATCAAGCGGCGAACCCGGGGATAGGGAAGCCGGGCTTTTAGACGACGCGTGGGAAATAATTCCTTTTATTCCAAGAATCGTCTATAAATTGGAAAAGGAATACATTCCGCGCTGGAATAAATTCTTACAAGGCTACTATGATAGTTCCGGCATTTCTTCGGATACGTTTGACAGTGCCGTCGCGTTTAACGATACAGGCGATCCGAGAATAAGTGAGGAGATGCGAGCGAAGGAAATCGTGCTACGCACGAGTGTTGAACCGACGACGCTATACCTTGCTTTTAATATGTTGGACGATACCGTGGGTGGAAACTCAGTGGAAAAACAGAAACTCCGTCAAGCGATTTCGATCGTTTTAGATTATGAGGAGTATGTTGAGATTTTCCGCAATGGACGCGGTGTTAGCTCGCACAGTCCTATTCCGCCGGGTATCTTTGGTTACGAAGGCGGCGAGAGCGGTATAAACGCTTATGTTTATAATTGGGATGCCGCGCAGCAGCGTCCGGTTCGCAAATCCATTGAAGACGCCAGACGCCTCCTTGCAGAAGCCGGTTACCCAGGTGGACAGGATAGTAAGGGAAACCCGCTTGTCGTCACTTTTGACAATGCATGGACCTCGGCCGGTGCTACGCCACGCATAATGTGGATACGGAATAAGTTAGAGCAACTCGGCATTACAATGGAGAACCGCACCACGGATTACAACCGATTTCGCGACAAAGTGAAGAACGGGAATTTCCAAATCATCTCCTGGGGATGGCATGCGGATTACCCGGATGCGGAAAATTTTCTATTTCTCCTCTATGGACCGAATGCGAGAGCCGTCCACGGTGGTGAAAATACGGCTAACTACGATAACGTGGAATACAATAAACTCTTCGAGCAGATGAAAAATATGGAGAACTCGCCAGAACGGTTGGCAATCATTCGCAAGATGAAGCATCTGCTGCAACGGGATGCGCCGTGGGTCTTCACCTACCATCCTGTTACTTTCGGTTTGTCGCATCAATGGGTGAAGAACAGCAAGCCGAGTACGATGGGATATGGCTCGCTCAAATATCTTCGGATTGATGCTGGTGAGCGGTCGGAACATCGGGAGGCGTGGAATCAACCGATTGTCTGGCCCCTATGGGTAGGCGCAGCTTTTCTCATTTTAGGCACTATTCCAGCTGTAATCACAATTTGGAAACGGGAGCATGGGATAATTAAAAAATGATAACTTATATTATCCGACGGACCCTTTACGCAATCCCAATCTTGATCGGTGTGAATATCACTGTATTTCTGCTTTTCTTTGTCGTCAGTTCTCCTGACCAGATGGCACAACGCATTCTCGGTGAGAAGAACATTACGCAGGAAGATATTGACAATTGGAAGCGACAAAACGGTTATCATCTGCCCCTCTGGTTCAATACCAAGGTATCTGGGAGCGAGTCTTTGACGCAGACCATTTTCTTCCAGAAATCGGTTAAACTCTTTTTCTTCGATTTTGGAACATCGGATGCCAACAACATTGACATCACATCACAGATTTCACAACGCATGTGGGCAAGTCTGGCAATTGCGCTCCCGACCTTTCTGATTGGCGTTCTGGTAAATATCACCGTTTCAATGATTGTCGCTTATTACCGGGCAACCTACGTGGATTTCTGGGGCACAATCGTTGCTGTTATCCTCATGTCTGTTTCAACCCTCTTCTATATTATCGGTGGACAATGGGTTTTCGGAAAGATATTGCGACTCTTTCCAATCTCTGGATATGATACGGGTGTGGACATGTTGAAGTTCGTTATTCTACCAGTGGTTATCGGCATTATTGGGGGTGTCGGCATCGGTATCCGTTTTTACCGAACGATATTCCTTGAAGAGGTGAATCGGGACTATGTGCGGACAGCACGCGCA contains:
- a CDS encoding Stp1/IreP family PP2C-type Ser/Thr phosphatase, translating into MQFAAKTDTGKLRERNEDRYYFDTQLQLFAIADGMSGHASGDVASLIALEIIQEWAKTQASPQSDLGPMKRLAVLTELAEEANQRIYTTAESSGKARGMGTTLIAGFVTFSYLTYVHVGDSRLYVLRDGKITQITTDDTFVQKMVEKGEITSEESRVHEKRNIVTQAVGLMPTVTVSADAYPLGPGDIVLACTDGLHDMIVNDDEIAEIIMASRNIEEASENLLNKALDYGGTDNVTVLLFAID
- the rsfS gene encoding ribosome silencing factor, giving the protein MVKAAASAAMSRRAQDGVILDLRELDGFTDFFAIFSGTSDIQVEGISQAVIEELETNWAQRPWHQEGERKADWILLDYVDFVVHVFLSDRRSYYNLERLWAEANQIELPELTMPIHQETWEEDMDPDGALVFGEQEKTTPDG
- a CDS encoding HD domain-containing protein; this translates as MNCTLTKLRAHPKSIEIQKYLSDKLSEKRYQHVLSVQEMSVDLAQVHGADSWHANLAALLHDSAKWMSVQELHTEIKRYEIRLDPIEKQNPSLLHPFIGVKIAIEKFAVTELEILEAIRNHTTGSPSMGIIAQILYVADFAEPTRTHKEVDVVRKLAYTDLHRAVHHVARAKIVYLLEKGVLIHPNTLHTYNRTLEGGEI
- a CDS encoding DNA gyrase inhibitor YacG gives rise to the protein MQHTCSMCGTVYDFVWKEGTPLPKNFPFCSTRCKAADLSKWLNEEYTIATALPNTMLSDTEHEILAELAELGVSPDDDTD
- a CDS encoding nicotinate-nucleotide adenylyltransferase gives rise to the protein MDIPMPKTTKRIAVMGGTFNPIHYAHLISAEQVRAGLGYDKILFIPSARPPHKVADADIIEPEHRYQMVLLAIEGNPNFEGSRIELERAGPSYTVETLKALKEVYGETTELAWIIGADSLIEYKVWRNFDEVLQRCVMIATTRPNYNLNRVPLEIRKRVTTFPITGVDISATVIRDRVRKGHSIQYLVPEGVHAYIEQHRLYL
- a CDS encoding SIS domain-containing protein gives rise to the protein MSPSHLRYLHVAQDVLKQIEATQTEAIAQASEMCAETIAADGLVYLFGSGHSRMPVEEIFPRYGSFPGFFPIVELAVTFHNQVVGCNGQRQALFLENISGYAEVILRNFTFGPHDCMMVFSNSGTNILPIEIAMGAKARNLPVIAVSSIAHSRSSTSKHASGERLFEVADLTIDNCNPPGDAVVDIPNLAYPVGPTSSIGTLAIVNAIKCRVAELLTERGKPPVVLTGAHFLGPEKSAEQIERAYDDYKARVQRS
- a CDS encoding aldo/keto reductase, translated to MKHIKIPGVSKDISQMILGTMVFSPVKFDYSTEMLDAFLDAGGNALDTAHGYGGGDSEMLIGLWMRQRGNRDEVFLIDKGGHPQGRVPRPRLSPEELKSDLDESLIRLRTDYIDLYMLHRDDPVIPVETIIDYLNDEIGAGRIRSAAASNWQPQRIIDANTYAAENGLAGFVSCSNNISLAVPMEPMWGGCVCVDDAAREWHQESQFPLMPWSSQARGFFSGAFTPENRENRDMVRVYYNDGNFERLERAKKLGEKYGYSAIQVSLAYCFNISFPVLPIVGPITLTEMDSSLGAMGLELSDAEMAWLNLERDDNPL
- a CDS encoding peptide ABC transporter substrate-binding protein → MQIISPKFSSRYCVVLTLTLFLVGCGVPNNPYPKSEHDQEIYYNTFVAEPKHFDPAISYSSDEYRLIQQIYEPPLQYHYLKRPYELTPLTAKAMPHPRYFDADGKALPSNAPAASVARTVYEIRIRQGIMYQQHPCFAKTENGEWRYRNLTKSEVKGFDEVKDFSMTGTRELIAADYVYQIKRMADPSVSCPILSTLKDYILGMEAYSAAIAKGQADAPFPGVEVVDRYTYRITLKTKYPQFIYWLAMPFFSPMPKEAIDFYSQPAVADRNITIDRFPVGTGAYRIETLLAYKEIVLVKNENFRVVRYPSSGEPGDREAGLLDDAWEIIPFIPRIVYKLEKEYIPRWNKFLQGYYDSSGISSDTFDSAVAFNDTGDPRISEEMRAKEIVLRTSVEPTTLYLAFNMLDDTVGGNSVEKQKLRQAISIVLDYEEYVEIFRNGRGVSSHSPIPPGIFGYEGGESGINAYVYNWDAAQQRPVRKSIEDARRLLAEAGYPGGQDSKGNPLVVTFDNAWTSAGATPRIMWIRNKLEQLGITMENRTTDYNRFRDKVKNGNFQIISWGWHADYPDAENFLFLLYGPNARAVHGGENTANYDNVEYNKLFEQMKNMENSPERLAIIRKMKHLLQRDAPWVFTYHPVTFGLSHQWVKNSKPSTMGYGSLKYLRIDAGERSEHREAWNQPIVWPLWVGAAFLILGTIPAVITIWKREHGIIKK
- a CDS encoding ABC transporter permease, which gives rise to MITYIIRRTLYAIPILIGVNITVFLLFFVVSSPDQMAQRILGEKNITQEDIDNWKRQNGYHLPLWFNTKVSGSESLTQTIFFQKSVKLFFFDFGTSDANNIDITSQISQRMWASLAIALPTFLIGVLVNITVSMIVAYYRATYVDFWGTIVAVILMSVSTLFYIIGGQWVFGKILRLFPISGYDTGVDMLKFVILPVVIGIIGGVGIGIRFYRTIFLEEVNRDYVRTARAKGLSEAVVLFKHILKNAMIPILTNVVLVIPLLFMGSLVMEAFFAIPGLGGFTIEAIHAQDFAIVRSMVYIGSVLYIIGLLLTDISYTLVDPRIRLGSSAA